GCGAAAGAGTTTTACCGTAGGTTTATGGACTTTACTATGGAAACCCTGAAGGCATTCACTATTACAGAGGAAGAGCTAATAAAAAGGGTGAAGTTTACCAATTTACCCGATGTTCAGCCATATGCTGACAGACACCAATCAATATTGGTTATTGCATCACACCAGTTTAACTGGGAATGGGCCTTGCTTACAGGCTGTATTGTACTTCCCTTTCCTGTGGATGCTGTTTATCAGAAGCTTTCAAGTAATAGCTTTAATGATCTTATGCTTAAAACACGATCCAGATTTGGAGGTCAGCCCGTCGAGAAAAGCAATATACTTCGTGTCGTACTTAAATCTAGGGAAAGGTTAAGAGCCCTTGGAATAGTGGCAGATCAATCTCCCAGAAGAAAATCTCAGAAATATTGGACTAACTTTCTGAATCAGGAAACAGCTTTTTTTTTGGGACCGGAACAAATAGCCAAAGTAGCGAAGTATCCTACCTTCTTTTTTAAAGTTAACAGAGTAAAAAGA
This region of Fulvivirga ulvae genomic DNA includes:
- a CDS encoding lysophospholipid acyltransferase family protein, encoding MILNIMIILKLFSRLPMWLLYIFSDIMFVVVYYLTGYRKQVVITNIRNSFPDMPGDEVKVIAKEFYRRFMDFTMETLKAFTITEEELIKRVKFTNLPDVQPYADRHQSILVIASHQFNWEWALLTGCIVLPFPVDAVYQKLSSNSFNDLMLKTRSRFGGQPVEKSNILRVVLKSRERLRALGIVADQSPRRKSQKYWTNFLNQETAFFLGPEQIAKVAKYPTFFFKVNRVKRGYYTVELVKLTEPPYEKADHSILEAYAKATEALVIEDPAGYLWSHKRWKLRKEEEID